The region TGACATGCAAATCCCTCATGCACGTGGCACCAATTAACGCGTTTGCGCTGTGCCGCACCGCGTGAACACCTATCTGCTGAGACGTAATAGCTCTTGACTGCAGTGCATGGCGGCCTGTTGTTTCTCACAGAATAATTACACGCTCTATTCTGTGTCGCAGTCAGGGTGTGTGCATGTTAGAGAGAAGTGGGCAGAAATGAGAGCTGTTACAGCAAGTGTTAAAAACAATTCTGCTGCTGCCACAAAAGCAGCAGCACCGATTGATGGGCAAGATTGAATCCTATAGTGTTTAATTACAAGCTAAGGTCTCTATGTGGCGAGACATTGATTTTTCAAGTgtgtagggattttttttttgttatcacaGTGGGTCACAGGAGCTGGTTTAGTAGGTTGGATAACTTCCAATGTTTAGATGGCTGAGAAATTAGACTCATCAGTGTGCTTTGGCAGCAAAGTGAGAGGTGAGTCAATGACACAAGGTTCtattaaagtaaaaattattataaattaaagtaGAAGTTAAAATTTCATTAAACtcaaaaaaaggtttaatttagacaatttaataataatgagaaataataaTGACTGCAATAATTTTACCAGAAAATAAAAACTGGTCTATTGCATTTCTGTACTTCAGCAACTTAGGAATAGGAATTACTATAGGAATTATAAGGGAAGAAAAGGAGTGAAAATACGGTTTTAAAATGCTGTAgagtgctttttttattattatcattatttatacaAATTTATAGTATTTAGCAATGTTTTGGTTGAGctattttcagttttactttaaGTTTAAGTCATTTTGTTATGAGCAtttttattgtggtttttatatgtaatatttctatttagttttaaaattttaTCCTAAGTGACTTACGGTACCTtgaattcaggctaacaattttctactATCATTTGTTCcccgggattcgaacccccaaccttgcgcttgctaatgcaatgttctacaggaacatgtttttaatttattttatataaattaaatatttagaattagaaatttaaatattattttatttgcgtTTCATTTCAATTTGGTtgtagttaacaataacactggGAAAGAGATTGAGCGAGGATTTGGGGAGAAAACTGAGAGATCCCAAGCATAAACCAGAGGAATAATTAGTGGGATATTGTAAAACCACAGCGTCTGTTGTATTTTTCACATTGCAGGAGCAGCTgcagaataataagaaaaatccAAGAACCTGCAATATGAAAATGAATGTAATATGTTTCTATAATTAACAGGACAATTCAAAAGCGAACAGATAAAAACAGTTAtggaaaattattacatttagaaaatgaTTATTCTATGCatattatttgtgaaaaaataaataaaaggacagTGACAGCTTACTGAATGATGCTGTATAATTTCCTGAAATAATCTAATGCATAAGAATTGCTAATGTACAAGGCTGAACTTGCCTGTATCTGTAGGAGCAAGGCATGGTAGCGGGCACTGAGCTGGGTAACCCTGGTACTGATCCGACCACGTACATGAGCATCTTCTATGTCATGCTGTGCAAGAGTACTAAGGCCTTCCACTTCAGCCTGATGCTGGGCAGCCTCAAGCTGCCACCGCTGATATAAAGGAATGACAGGAAAAGGTCAACATTTATCTACATGAAACGAGAGTACTGTATTTCTGAAATCATCAAGCATAAGTATAATGCATTGTACCTTCAGGTGTTGTAGCTGTGCCTCCTTCGCAGTGACATCAGAGCAACGATGGCTTCTCACTTTAACTTTGAGCTCCATGTCAACCAGCCACTGGTCTAAGCTTTGGAATAAACCTTCTAGTTCCTGAACCCTTTCAAGGACCTGCTCTACCTGGACTTTGGTCTCGCCGAGTTGGTCTTGGTAACCCTGCCACTCTGTCTGTGCTGTTTCCAGAGCCCGATCCTCTATTTGAGGGGAACCCCATGGAATTACTCTTTCTCGACTGGCAAGAACTGAGCGGAGCAAGTTATGTCCCTCAGAGCAATGTGACTGGAGCATCTAGAAACAATATTAGACAGAAAGAGTACAAGATTATGTAGTGCAGAATATGTCTTGCCTATAACATTAAAGCCCTAAAAAAGATCATATCATATTAACCTGTAGTTCTTTTAACGTGTTCTCCAGAGCATTTACATCTTCATCCAGAGGTGTGAGGAGGGCCAAACTGTTCTGCTCCTGCTCCAGCCAGTCTTCAAACATGTGCAGCCCTCGCTGGTATTCTTGATGGAGCAAAACCAATTCTTCTGCCTTACTGACAGCAGCCTGAAAAACAAGCAGAGAATATCATTTCAAATTTATTCTACTATAAGTGGAAATAGATTAAACGCAGAGCGCAACATTTTTTTAGCTGCTTGGTTGCAGAAGTATTTTCCCCATTATTTTCCTccactgagataaaaaaaaaaaaaaaatctgagccaCAAACCACCTGGATctaatatatagatagataaatagttCATGTTCAGTGCTGAGAGGTCACTGCTGAGCTCTTTGGCCGCAAATtctgtttccatggtaacagaAACTTCTCTGATTGCCGAATGATCTTTTCAGGGTAATAGGTGGTGTCTCTCTTCACTGGGAAATtggttattaaatgtattattttttaaaaatgaagtgaaaatCATACGGATTTACAGCTTCCTCAAAAACCTCATTGCTCAGCAGCTTCAAAGCTCATCGTAGGTCTGTCTTGAAAGATTTATGTAATTCAATCAATTCCCCTGTGAATAGGACTCTGTGACCACCGGACTTGGTTGGATTCATCATATTAGTTTGTGCTGAATAATTCTTCTTGACCACCCAAAACTACTGTAAGCACTGGTCTGCAGCCTACAGTTTGACATCATTGGCTTACCTTGGCCTTATCTTTAATGGCTGTATATCTCTCACTGAGTTTCTGGATCTCCCGTTGGGTGGCCGTATGTTCAGTCATGTTGAAACCCTTGGTCGTAATGGTCTCTAAAGGGCTAGAGTGGCTAAGAACTTCCTCATAGAGGAGCTGTACAGAGCATAGCAATTCACGTAAATAATCCATTAAGGTTTCAACTTCTAATagaactgtaaaaataaacaactgttatctgttattatgttatgttattatgttatgcaTATGAAAAGCATGAATTACTTTGGCACGGCCTAGATTGGCTGTCTTGTCCCTCATTTCAGCGTAGTGTTTATCTGAGTTTCCGAGGCTCTCTTCTACTTGCTCCATCCAGCACTCAAACTGACTGACATCTTCCTGGTAACTTGTCCAGTGTGACAAGGCACCTTCCAGCTGGCTGTAAATGCAACACATGAACAAGACATCTACTAATTCCACACAGACGCCTGATGAGCACACAGACAAAAGCACTAACAAAGAGAGGATAAATAAACCCAGACTGAGGGACAGAGAGATCTCTGACCTCTTGCACTGTATGGATGTTGACAAGAGTGATTCCCAGGAGTCTTTGAGGTCCTGGATCTGCTTGCGAACCACTGGTACACCCTCAGCCGAGGTGTTCCTCTGGACAGACTCTCCTCTGGTGATGAGCATCTTCTGTTGGATTTCTCTCCTCTGACAAGCCGCCAGTAAAGTCTGTAATCAATCAGAAACAATGTTAGACGCCCAACATGTACAAATTAAACTTACAAACTAATTTATGAGAGCCAAATCCCTAGAAGGTTGTGCTTAGGATTTAGCAACACCTGTGTAAtggtaaaatgtgtatatattaaatgaCAGTGTACCTCGAGCTGGCCCATTCTGGTGATAAGCACACTCTTGTCAGATGTGGGGCATCTGCAGGTCTTGAGGATCTGTTGGGACTCCGAAACCCAGTTCTGAAGTTCCTGAAGGCCCTGTGAAAAAAGCTGATGCTCCCCCACCACTCGTTCTACCCTTGACACTTTCTCCTGCAGAAGGTGGGTGAGAGAAGTCAAGACTTGATTAAAAGACTGGACAAATGAAgtgttttaatattattgatattGGTTATCAGCTGATATCAGAGATTTTAAGGTTTATTGCAATTTAATTGTctatattttctcattttacatttagtttaccTTTTTCCTTGATCTAACGTacactttttaaattacaattattattttttgttaatattacatGTTATTAATTTTCCATAACACTaacaatttaataacactgttaaatgtatcTTTAGCAATATTtagcacatcaaaataaaaattgtttttcacACTGTATATTACAATGTTGCTGTGCCTAAATGCACTTGTAGCAaaagtttttagtgttttattttaatatattttaataaaataatatattgttataatataagACATTTATTGGTTATTTGGCCAGAACATGAAAATGATTATCGGTTTTAGTCTAAAATGTAATATCGATGGATCCCTAAGTAAATTTATATAGAATTAGCTTTTTTTCATAAAGtaaactacctttcaaaagtttggggctggtaagatttgtttaagttttaaaaaaaaagattttcaaagaaaatgctcaccaatgctgcattaatttgatcaaaatcgAGTAAAAACAGTagtctaatattgtgaaatataattattattatataatttgaaatTACTGCTTTCTATATTAATACAATTGAAAATAAagatatgctgcttaatatttttgtggaaaccaggaGTCTATGATGaattcaatgtttaaaacagcatttatttataaataatattttttaacaatataaatcaCTTAactccttgctgaatacaagtattaacttattttaaaaaattaataaaaatcatactgaccacaaacttttaaatggtagtgtagaCAAACAAAAACTGAACAGATTCAGAACAAACCTGTTACTCAgagttattaaaaatgtaaagcttATAGTAAATCTCCTAATACTGTAGATctaaaaatgtcaataataatGAGCTCATCTCCTATATCACAATCAGTGGTAACGAGGAAATAGCAAACACAGGAATGATGAGGTAAACAGATAGGTAGAGGAGGTTACCTTAATCAGGTTGCTCAGGGCCAAGTAGCATGCAGCTAGCTGGCAGACCCGATGCACAAAGCTCTTCCCAGCACCCTGACCCTCCCAGAGGCCATGTGCTCGCCCTCTCAGCTCTGTCAGTTCAGATTCTCTGGAGTGCATCTCCTCTAGCAATGTCTGAGGGTGTGCAATCAGGGGTCACGAGGCAAGCAGGGGTCACAAAAGAATAAAGACGAATGTTCATGCCAAGAAAAACCACACTAGGTGAGATTTTGGGCACATCCACTgagatgacattaaaaaaaaaactttaactaaacAGACTTAATACATCAGGGCACAAAAGAACACCACGAGCAAATTTCTTGCATCTTTTCTCAAGATGGAAAAAGAGCAGACTGTGAAATTGTCAGTTAGTCAGACACAGTTCATGATAATGGAGTCTATCATGTTGGGTGCACTCTGGGGATAAAGGGATTAAGAGGGAAAGTGGGTAAAAGCAGGGGAAGGGGAGATAGGAGGGGATGGATAATCACTCAGAGGACTTCTACACTGTACAGATACACTGTGGGAAATGCAATTGCCAACAGAGCAGACAAAAGGGTCCAGCAAGCAacaaagcaatacaaaaatagAGATGAAAGATCTTGCGATAAggcaaaaatagaaatgtttatcTTTCCAACCTCTATTCTACACTCATATTATTGTCAGATTGTATATTGGTGTTTTGTTCTTCGAGTGCATTTGGAGACTCAGCTTAATCCTCAATTGTGGCAGGAAGCTTGACTCAGCGAAATAATCTCCAGCAGATCCTACTTCCGACAACTCATTTAATTGAGCTTAAGTTCTGCAAAGTCCACTGCCACAGTTAGTtgatttcatttaattacattcAAACAGCTAGATTATGTttaaaagacatgaaaaaaagaaatgtatttttaatactcTCCTAATGTTTAATGCATAATCTATTGATCACAAATCAAATGTTCTTCTGATTAATGAATTACACCACACTGACATTCAAGGTATAGTGAGGACTGAAATCTTAATAGTAGTGAATAATTTCACTCTGGTTGATCCAAGCTCTTCTGAATAAGTATAAATAAGCCATTAAGACTATCCGGGCTCACCTGAAGTTTGGAGAGCTCTAGTCTCTTGGCCGGCAGGTCGTGGAGGCGAGCGCTGCTCTCTTGCACACTGATCTCAGTCCTGTTCAGCCAGTCTTGAAGTGGTTCCACACTTGCCTCAAAGTCCTGCATctgagactgcaagacctgaaagTACATATTCATAAAGGTTTAACATGTAACTAAAGCTGTATTtggttttttatataaaaacactctttcctaataaaataataataataataataataataataatacaaataaaatgagcaGGGTATACAAAATATGAATGTATTCATCTCTACACAGCTCTACCTGTAAGGCCGTCTCTCTTCTCTCTAAGCTGTCCATCAGGCTCTTCCAGTCATCTTTGGCTGCATTTTCTTTGGTCCTGATCGCCTCCACTCTTTCGGCAGGCACCACGCTACTAAGCTGCTCTGCACAGGTCAGGACAGTGTTCAGTCTGGTCTGGCCCTGCTCCTTGTCACTTTTGAAGTCCTGTGATGCAGAATGAGCAAGATGTCAGCCACACAGACACAAGTAGACTatcacagagcagtgggcagcaagTTCAATGAGTCACGTCCAGACATTGACAGGCACCCAGCTGGAATCTCCCACCATCTGTGAGGCTTGCAGGTCCcatctttttctgtctttctccaCTCAAATGATACATATGCAATTATGTATGACCCAAAGCATGTCTGACACTGTGTTGGTGGTTCAGGAAAGTAAGCCATGAGAAAACATGGTTccaaatttgaaatgtatttgatGGTAAATAGAAAATTAGAAGCATTGCTTCCATTTTCAATTCTGAGTAACCTTATTCTGCTTCTTTCTTCATATCTATCCCTTTTTATTGCACATGAGCTATGCTACATCTAGACCCACACAAGGAATCTGTGCTGACCTGAGCTTTTTTTTCTCTGCTGATTGGGGGGAAAATATCTGCAGCAATCTGTGGAATAAATTTATGTATGGAGTCAAATGCTAAAAGCAGCTTGAACTGATTTTGCTTCAGGACCAAGATTTTTCATTGGATGGCAAGTGGTGACCTAATACAGTGCCAAAATTAGAGTAGAAAATTGAATTTCAATTGTTTCATTGTTTCAGCAGCTTAACATTTTCCACATAAGTCACAGACCGTGGTCAAAACAAATCATGTTTACCCTCATTGCAAAGGGTAAGTTTATTAAATGTAGTCTTGGTTGGTGAGGACATATAACCTGTGCATGTTGGCATCTTCCTAATATGACTAGCTAGCTGTGACATTTGTAGCAAAATACTGATTGACTGTTAAGTCTTTTATGTCCATAACAAAAGAGACAGTAAGTGTTTAATCCTTTCTTTTTAAGGCTGAATAATGAATGTCTCTACATAcataatgaatgtattttttattttctaaaaaaggtaattgcttttttataaaataataaaacttaaatacatttctttttaatctgtAACTGctcaaaataaagttttaggatttgaaatatataaatatatacacaaaatgtaagatgtaaattaaaacaaaataaaacagtaac is a window of Carassius auratus strain Wakin chromosome 45, ASM336829v1, whole genome shotgun sequence DNA encoding:
- the LOC113062694 gene encoding nesprin-1-like, with product MEKWRHWLEQCTSGRELRYELETAVAAATEAEKEQTRLTAQLDGEMEKLEGQLKEWSEGLSSAERRNSGAAAVEGWTVAKGVLEGLQTAEVMEEKLKAQLNELCGFSSDLGPQSDRVSALIKLHNSLSLRASRECQNTEKLLEQRFRSSLHDFRQWMVNANISTAKCFDSPHSIWDAYISLQQIQDFKSDKEQGQTRLNTVLTCAEQLSSVVPAERVEAIRTKENAAKDDWKSLMDSLERRETALQVLQSQMQDFEASVEPLQDWLNRTEISVQESSARLHDLPAKRLELSKLQTLLEEMHSRESELTELRGRAHGLWEGQGAGKSFVHRVCQLAACYLALSNLIKEKVSRVERVVGEHQLFSQGLQELQNWVSESQQILKTCRCPTSDKSVLITRMGQLETLLAACQRREIQQKMLITRGESVQRNTSAEGVPVVRKQIQDLKDSWESLLSTSIQCKSQLEGALSHWTSYQEDVSQFECWMEQVEESLGNSDKHYAEMRDKTANLGRAKLLYEEVLSHSSPLETITTKGFNMTEHTATQREIQKLSERYTAIKDKAKAAVSKAEELVLLHQEYQRGLHMFEDWLEQEQNSLALLTPLDEDVNALENTLKELQMLQSHCSEGHNLLRSVLASRERVIPWGSPQIEDRALETAQTEWQGYQDQLGETKVQVEQVLERVQELEGLFQSLDQWLVDMELKVKVRSHRCSDVTAKEAQLQHLKRWQLEAAQHQAEVEGLSTLAQHDIEDAHVRGRISTRVTQLSARYHALLLQIQASSALYISNSYALDYFRKLYSIIQ